The genomic segment CAATGGGTCGGAGATCTCGGGCGGCTTCACCATCAAGTCGGCCCAGCGGCTGGCCAACCTCATCAAGACCGGCGCGCTGCCGATCCGCCTCGAGCTCATCTCGCAGTCCCAGGTCTCGGCCACGCTGGGCCAGCAGGCGCTGCACCAGGGCCTCATCGCGGGCATCGTGGGCTTCGCGATCGTCGCGGTGTTCCTGCTGGTCTTCTACCGCGTGCTGGGCATCATCGCCGTGGGCGCGCTCTTCGTCTACGCGATCTACTTCTTCGCGCTCATCAAGCTCATCCCCATCACGATGACCCTGCCGGGCATCGCGGGGCTGATCCTGACGATCGGCGTGGCGGCCGACGCCAACATCGTCATCTTCGAACGCGTCAAGGAAGAGGTGCGCGCGGGCAGATCGGTGTCGGCGGCCATCGTCACGGGCTACCGCAAGGGCCTCGCGGCGATCATCGACGCCAACGTCGTGACCTTCATGGTCGCGTTCATCCTCTTCATCCTCGCGACCGCTGGCGTCAAGGGCTTCGCCTTCACGCTGGGCATCGGCACGCTGACGTCGCTGTTCACGGCCGTGCTGGCGACCCAGGCCGTCCTCGGGTCCATGGGGCGCTCGCGTTTCCTGCACAGCCCCGCGGCGCTGGGCGCCGGCGAGAAGAAGCGCTCGTGGAGCCAGGACTTCATGGGCGCCTCGAAGTGGTTCTTCTCCATGTCGGGGATCATCCTGCTCATCGGCGCGCTGGCCATCGGCGGCAAGGGCCTGAACTTCGGCATCGACTTCCAGTCGGGCACGCGGGTCAAGGCGGCGTTCGCCCAGGTGCCCAACGAGAAGGACGTCAGCAGCGCGCTGCGCTCGGCGGGCTTCAAGAACCCCGAGGTCCAGAAGGTCAAGGGCGACAAGGCGCTCAAGCGCGCCGGGATCCAGATCTCGCTGGGCGAGAGCGCCCCGCAGACCATCGCCAAGGTCAAGCCCCTGCTGACCAAGCGCTTCGGGACGCCCACGGCCTACGAATCGGACTCCATCGGCCCGACCTTCGGCAAGACGGTCGCCAACAGCGCCATCATCGCCATCATCGCGTCGCTCGTCGTCATCAGCGCGTACATCGCGCTGCGCTTCGAGTGGAAGTTCGCCGTGCCCGTGCTGATGGCGCTGATGCACGACCTGCTCATCACGGCGGGCGTCTACTCCCTCACCGGCCGGGAGGTGACGACGTCGACGGTCGCGGCGCTGCTGACCATCCTGGGCTACTCCCTCTACGACACGATCATCGTGTTCGACCGCATCCGCGAGAACGTGCCGCGCATGCCACGCGCCGCGTTCACGCAGATCGTCAACCGGTCGATGAGCGAGGTCCTCACCCGGTCGCTGGCGACCTCGTTCTGCACCCTGCTGCCGATCCTCGCGCTGCTGCTGTTCGGTGGCAGCACGCTGAAGGACTTCGCGTTCGCGCTGCTGGTCGGCGTGGTCTCCGGCGCCTACTCGTCGGTGTTCATCGCCTCCCCGGTGCTCGCGCACTGGAAGGAGCGCGAGGAGGTCTACCGCCGCCGCCGCGCGCGGATCGCCGAGGAGACCGGGGGCCACGTGCCCCCTACGCCGAGGCCGCCCACGGCGTCGTCGTGGACCCCACGCGCCGCCGGCGCCCGGGCAACCGCCTGACCGCGCCCGAGGATCCCGAGCGCGGCGTCTCGCAGGACGAGTTCCAGGAGCTCGTGCGCGACATCGAGCACGAGACCGGGCCCGCGACCGGGCGCGTGGCGGCCAAGCCGCGCTCGAAGGCGCGGCCCAAGGCCGAGCCGGAGCCCACGCCGCCGGCCGCCGAGCCCGAGCCCGTCGACCCGACCGCCGACGCGCTGCCCGAGGACCTCGTCCTCAAGGACGACAAGCGCGACCGGCCCAAGCGGTCGCGCAACCGCCGCCACGGGAGGCCGCGCTGACATGGCCATGTTCGCCTGGATCATGATGGGCCTGGCCCTCTGGCACTTCGCGATCTTCCTGCCCGACCGCTTCTGGGGCGGCATCGTGGGCGCCTTCCTCGGCGCGCTGTTCGGGGCGGCCCTCTTCGGCCTCATCGTCAACGGATTCTCGATCCCCGGCGAGAACGCGACGCACCTGCTGCAGGCCCTCGAGGCCGCGCCGGGCGCGGTCCTGGGCATGGCCGCCGTGTACGCCGAGGGCGTGCGGCGCGGCATCCCGGCGCTGGATCTGTAGGGCGCCGGCGCCCGCAGTCGTCCGCCCGGGCCGGGCCGGGGCCGGGCCGGGGGCGGGGTCGCCCCGCGCTCCTGGTCGCCTTGACGTGCATATCGCCGGTCAAGGTGACCACGACGGTCACGAAACGCGCGCGGACGACCGGGAACGCCCGCGCCACGGCACCGATCCCCGCAGGTTGCGGCAACGGCCCCGTCGTTCCGTCGGGCGCCGATGACACCCTGGGGCCGTGATCACCCCGCGCCTGGACGTCCCGCCGTGTGCCAGCGCCGCGGCGCTGGCGCTGGCGCGCGACCTCGGGGTGGGCTTCCCCGTCGCGCAGGTCCTCGTGCGGCGCGGCCTGGGGGACCTCGAGGCCGCGCGGCGCTGGCTGGCCGCCACCGACGAGCACCCGGCCTCGGCGTTCGCCGGGATCGACGTCGCCGTGGAGCTCATCGCGCGGCACGCCGCCGAGCGGACGCGCATCACCGTCCACGGCGACTACGACGTCGACGGCGTGGTCTCGACGGCGATCCTCGTGCGCACCCTGCGGGCGGTGGGCGCCGACGTCGACTGGTACCTGCCCAGCCGCGGCGAGGACGGCTACGGCCTCTCGGCCGCGACCGTCGAGCGCCTCGCCGCGCGCGGCACGCGCCTGCTCGTGACGGCCGACTGCGGCATCACGTCGGTGGCCGAGGTCGCGCTCGCGCGCTCGCTGGGCCTCGACGTGGTCGTGACCGACCACCACACGCCGCGCGCCGACGGCGCGCTGCCCGATGCGCCCATCGTGCACCCGGCGGTCTGCGGCTACCCGTGCGCCGACCTGTGCGCCGGGGGCGTGGCGCACAAGGTCGCCGGCGCGCTGCTGGAGGCCTGCGGCCACGACGCGGACATCGCGCTGGCCGATCTCGACCTGGTCGCGCTGGCCACGGTCGCCGACTGCGTGCCGCTGCGCGGGGAGAACCGGCGCCTGGCGCGCACCGGCCTGCTCACGCTGACGCGCACGGAGAAGGTCGGCCTGCGCGCGCTCATGCGCGTCGCCGAGGTCGACCCGACCCGCATCGACGCCCGCACCCTCGGCTTCCAGCTTGCCCCGCGCCTCAACGCCGCCGGCCGCCTGGCGCGTGCCGACGCCGCGCTGGAGCTCCTGCTCACCCACGACGAGGACCGCGCGCAGCACATCGCGCAGGAGCTCGACCGCGCCAACGCCGACCGCCGCTTCGTCGAGCAGCGCATCCTGTTCGAGGCCGAGGCGCAGGTCGCCGACCTCGGGCCCCAGCCCGCGTACGTGCTCTGGGCCGAGGGCTGGCACAAGGGCGTCATCGGGATCGTCGCCTCCCGGATCGCCGAGCGCCACCACCGCCCGGTGCTGCTCGTCGCGCTGGCGGAGGGCGAGGACGAGGGGACGGGCTCGGGCCGGTCCATCCCGGCGTTCGACCTGCTCGGGGGCCTCGACGCCTGCGCCGCGCACCTCGAGCGCCACGGGGGCACCGGGCCGCCGCGGGCTGCACGGTGCGCCGGGGCGAGCTCGAGGCGCTACGGGCCGCCTTCTGCGCCCATGCCGCGGCGGTGCTGGAGCCCGAGGACCTCGTGCCGGCCGAGCGCGTCGACGCGGTCGTGGCCGGCGACGAGCTGGGCACGAAGCTGGCCGAGGAGCTCGGCCGCCTGGCGCCGTTCGGCATCGGCAACCCCGCGGTGTCGCTCCTGGTGCCCGCCGCGCGCCTCGTCGACCCCGTGCCGATGAGCGAGGGCAAGCACGTGCGCTTCACCGTCGAGGCCGGGGGCATCCGGGCGCGCGCGGTCGCCTTCGGGATGGGCAGTCTGCCCGAGGGCGCGGCCGAGGGCCGCCTGAACGCGACGTTCACGCTCGAGCTCGACGAGTACCGCGGCGCGGTCGAGCCGCGGCTCGTGCTGCGCCGCCTGCTGCCCGCGGGCGACGTCGCCCCCGAGCTCGTCGGGGAGCCCGAGCCCGGCGGCGCCGCATGGACCGAGGTCGTCCTGGACCGCGCCCAGCGGGCCGAGGCCCGGGAGGGCGTGCTCGTCGGCGTGGCGGCCACGGAGGGCGGGGGCGGGCTGCTGGATCCCCGGCGCACGACGTCGCCCGGCCTGGGGGCGATGGCCGGCCACGCCCGCGATCGCCGCCCCGGGCGCCGCGCGGTGCGCGACCGCCGCGACGGCGGCATCGCCGGCACGATCGCCGCGCTCGTGGCCACCGGCGAGCCCGTGCTCGTGGTCTGCGCGGACGCCGTCGTGCGCCGCGCCCAGCTGCGCGGCCGGCTCGGCGGGTTCGCCGTGTGCAGCTACGAGGCCCTGGAGGAGACGCCCGAGCTCGCCGACGCCTACGACCACCTCGTCGCGCTGGACCCGCCGCTGCACCCGGACCACGAGGCGCTCCTGCTGCGGGGCGGAAGCGACCGGATGGCCCATCTGGCCTGGGGGTCCCCTGAGCTACGCTGTGCGAGGGAGACCCTGCACCGTGACTACGCCCTTCGCCCCAGCCTCGGCCGTGCCTACCGCGCACTGCGCGACGGCGCCGGCCTGGTCGGCGCGCTCGGCAGCCTGCCGGCCGCGTCCGCCGCGCGGATGCTGCGCGTCCTGCTCGAGCTCGGCCTCGTCGAGGTCGGTGAGGACGGCGAGGTGGCCGTCCCGCCCGCGCAGCGCACGGAGCTGGAGCGCTCGCCGTCCTTCCGGGCCGCGGCCCGCCGCCACGACGAGGGCCTGCGATGGCTGACCAGCGTGAGCGAGACGTCGCAGGCGGCGTGAACGGCGCGCCCGACGGGGGCGCCGCCGTGCCGGCGCCGCCCGCCGTCCCCGATGGCGACCACCGCGACCGCACGCCCGTCGACACGATCGTGCACCCGGGCGGGCACCCGCCGGTCGCCCGTGCCGACCTGACGCCGTTCGAGCGGCGCCTGCTCAGCGACCTGTTCGCGATCGTCGAGGAGCACGCCGACGAGGCCGCGCTGCCGATCGACCGCGGCCGCGTCGAGGACGCGTTCGTGTTCGCCTGCGAGCACCACGCCGACCAGCGGCGCAAGTCGGGCGAGGACTTCATCGTCCATCCCGTCGGCGTGGCCAAGATCTGCGCCGGGATGCGCCTGGACACCGAGACGATCGTCGCGGCGCTGCTGCACGACACCGTCGAGGACACGTCGGCGTCGCTGGAGGAGGTCGAGGAGCTCTTCGGCGAGGAGGTCCGCGCGCTCGTCGACGGCGTCACGAAGCTCACCGGCATCACCTTCACGTCGCGCGACGAGGCCCAGGCCGAGAACTACCGCAAGATGATGGTCGCGATGGCCTCGGACATCCGGGTCATCCTCATCAAGCTCGCCGACCGCCTGCACAACATGCGGACGATCGACGCGATGTCCAAGCAGAAGCAGATCGAGAAGGCCAAGGAGACCCTCGAGATCTACGCGCCGATCGCGCACCGCCTGGGCATCCACGCGATCAAGTGGGAGCTGGAGGACCTCGCCTTCGCCGCGCTGCACCCGCGCAAGTACCAGGAGATCAAGGGCCTGGTGAACCAGCAGCGCGAGGAGCGCGAGGACTACGTCCAGGCCGCCGGCGACGAGCTGTCGCGCGAGCTCGAGGCCCTCGGCATCACCGCTCGCATCTCCGGGCGCGCGAAGCACTTCTACTCCATCTACTCCAAGATGACCAAGAAGGGCCGCGAGTTCAACGAGATCTACGACCTGACCGCCATGCGCGTCGTCGTGGACTCCGTCAAGGACTGCTACGGCGCCGTCGGGGTCATCCACTCGCTGTGGAAGCCGCTGCCCGGGCGCTTCAAGGACTTCGTCGCGATGCCGAAGTTCAACATGTACCAGTCGTTGCACACGACGGTCATCGGGCCCGAGGGCCTGCCGCTGGAGATCCAGATCCGCACGCGCGACATGCACGACATGGCCGAGTTCGGCGTGGCCGCGCACTGGATGTACAAGCAGGACCCCAGAAAGGGGGGGCGGCCCGCCGCCGGCCCGGAGGGGGAGGAGAAGCTCAAGTGGCTGCGGTCGATGCTCGACTGGCAGCGCGAGCTCCACGACCCCAAGGAGTTCATGGAGACCCTGCGCGTCGACCTGTTCGACGAGGAGGTCTTCGTGTTCACCCCCAAGGGCGAGGTCAAGTCGCTGCAGTCCGGCGCGACGCCGCTGGACTTCGCCTACGAGGTCCACACGGAGGTCGGCCACCGCTGCGTCGGCGCCAAGGTCAACGGCAAGATCGTCCCGCTGAACTACCAGCTGTCCTCGGGCGACATCGTCGAGATCCTGACCTCCAAGCGCGACCGCGGCCCGTCGCGCGACTGGCTCGCGCTCGTCAAGACCACGCGCGCCCGCAACAAGATCAAGCAGTTCTTCAAGGCCGAGTCGCGCGAGGACACCGAGCACACCGGCCGCGAGCTGCTGCAGGAGCACCTCAAGAAGCAGGGCCTGCCCCCGCAGAAGATCGTCAGCTCGCCGCTGCTGGCCGACGTCATCCGCGAGATGGGCTTCCGCAAGGCCGACGACTTCTACATCGCCCTCGGCGGCGCGAAGATCTCGCCGAAGGTCGTCGTCAACAAGGTCATGCAGCGCCTCAAGCAGGGCGAGGCGGCCGAGGACGAGACCGATCCCGCCCAGGAGCTGGTCAGCACCCGCCGCGCGCGGCGCCAGCCGACCGGCAAGGCCGGGTCCTACGGCATCCGCGTCGACGGCGTCGAGGACGTGCTCGTGCGCCTGGCCAAGTGCTGCCGGCCCGTGCCCGGCGACCCGATCGTCGGCTACGTGTCGCTCGGCCGCGGCATCACCATCCACCGCGACGACTGCCCCAACACCCAGGCGCTGCGCAAGGACCCCGAGCGGTTCGTGCGCGTCCACTGGGAGGGCGACCATCAGACCGCCTTCCGCGTGGAGCTGCAGGTCGACGCGTGGGACCGCCACCGCCTGCTCGAGGACCTCTCGCGCACGTTCGCCGAGGCCGGTCTGAACATCGTCGAGGCGCGTTGCATCGTCAGCTCGCCGATGGTCCAGAACCGCTTCGTCGTCGAGGTGCCCGACACCCAGGGCCTCAAGCAGGCGGTCACGCGCCTGCGCAACATCGAGGGCGTCTTCGACGCCTACCGCATCACCCCCGGCACGCACTGAGGAGCGGTCCCCGGGCCCCGCCAGCCTCGGGCCCCATGACGAACCTGCTGCTCTACAGCGACACGGAGCGCAGCGCCACGCTGCGCCACGAGATCCCGCTCTCGATCGGCGATCCGTTCCTGTTCGCCGAGGTCGACGGCGCCCCGGCCGTCCTGAGCAACACGCTGGAGCGCGACCGCATCGCCGCCGTGCGGCCGGGCATCCGCATCATCGACTACCAGGACGTCGGGTTCCGAGAGCTGCTGGAGAGCGGCTCCCCGCGCGAGGAGATGATGCTCGAGATGGTCTCGCGCGCGGTCGCGCAGCTCGGGATCTCCGAGGCCACCGTCGACCCGGACTTCCCGCTCGCCGTCGCCGACCGCCTGCGAGCCGACGGCCTGGCGCTCACGCCCGACCACGACACCTTCGCACAGCGCCGCCGGGCCAAGTCCGGCGCCGAGTTGGACGGCATCCGCCGGGCCCAGCACGCCGCCGAGGCCGGCATGGCGGCGGCCGCTGCGGTGCTGCGCGCCGCCACGCCCGACGGCGACCGGCTCGTGCGCGGCGACGGCACGCCGCTGATGGCCGAGCACGTGCGCGAGGCGCTGCGCGACGCCTGCGCCGCCCACGGCGCACCCGCGCCGCCCGACGTCATCGTCGCCTCCGTGTGGCAGGGCTTCGGCCACGAGGCCGGATCGGGCCCGCTGCCGGCCGGCCTGCCGATCCAGATCGACCTGTGGCCTCGCGACGAGGTCACGGGCAGTTGGGCCGACATGACGCGGACGTTCGTCGTCGGCGAGCTGAGCGACGCCGTCCGCGCCCAGGAGGCGCTCGTGACGCGCGCGTTCGCGGCGGCCCGCGACGCGGCGCGGCCGGGGATCACCGGGTGCGAGCTGCACGCGTCGGCCTGCGACGTCTTCGAGGCGGCGGGGCACCGGACGCAGCGCACCGGCCCGGGTGAGGATCCCGCCGAGGGCTTCCAGTTCTCCCTGGGCCATGGCGTCGGCCTGCAGGTCCACGAGGACCCGGACCTGGGCCAGACCGGCCGCGCGCCGCTGGTGGCCGGCGACGTCATCGCGATCGAGCCGGGGCTCTGGGAGCGGGGCGTGGGCGGCGTGCGCTTCGAGGACCTGCTGCTCATCACCGACGACGGCGCACAGACCCTGACCGACTACCCCTACGACCTGACGCCGTAGGGTCGCGCGGCGCCGGCCGGGCCTCAGGCCAGCCGGTTGCGCAGCCCGTCCTCGAGGTAGGCCTGCTCCTCGGCCAGCGTGCGCCGGCGGTCGGGCTGGTGGGCGAGCATGACCTCGGCGGGCGACGGCAGGCCCGCGGCCGTCGTCCAGCTCGTCGGGTCCCACAGCGCGGAGCGCATGAACGCCTTGGGGCAGTGCGCGTAGACCTCGTCGGCGGCGACGACGATCGCCGTGCGCGGCGGCTTGCCCACGGCGCCCACGGCCTGCAGGACCTCGGGGTCGGCGGTGACGCACGCGCGGCCGTTGATCCGCAGGGTCTGGTCGCGGCCCGGGATGAGGAACAGCAGGCCGGCGTGGCCGGTGTCGACCACGTTGCGCAGCGTGTCCAGCCGGCGGTTACCCGTGGCGTCGGGGAGCGCGACGTGGCCGGCGTCCAGGACCGTGACGAAGCCGGGCGGCCCGCCACGGGGCGTGACGTCGCAGCGTCCGTCGGCGTCGTGGCTGGCCACGAGCACCATGGGGGAGGCGGCGATGAGCGTGCGCGCGATCTCGTCCACGGCCCCGATGTCCTTGGTCCAGGCGCGGGGCGCGGGCTCGCCGTAGAGCTCGGTGAGCGTCTCGGCGTCCTCGATGGGGCGGGCGAAGGGGTCCATGGTCAGGCCACCACGTGCAGGGGCGCCTCGTCGACGGTGTAGACGGCCTCGGTGACGTCGCCGATGTAGTCGCCGTCGACGTGCAGGGGGACCGGGCGCCCGTCGACGCTGCGGACGACGAGCTCGCCGATGCCGCTGAAGCCGTCGACCTGGCGGTGGCGCGTCAGGCGGGCGCGCGAGGAGAGCATCCGCCAGATGACCCCGGGCATGACCGACGGGCGCGCCGTGCGCAGGACGATGCCCGCCAGCGTGTGGTCGGTGAGCGACGCACCCTCGCCGGCGTGGACGGGGATGTCGCGGAAGTACGTGTAGGGCTCGCCCTTCTGCACGAGGATCGTGACGCCGGGCACCGGTGCGCCACCGTCCTCGACGGCCTCGAGCTGGGGCGGATGGCGGACGTAGCGGCCCAGGAACTCGGCGATTCCGCACCAGGCGAAGTAGTAGGGGCCGAAGCGCGCCTTGAGGTGGGGGTGGCTGTCGACGCGCGCGACGACCGCGGCGTCCAGGCCCAGCCCGCTGGAGAACAGGAAGCGCCGGTCGTTGACGACGGCCATCGACACGGCCGTGGGCTCCCAGTGGTCGGCCAGGCGCAGCAGGTGCTCCGTCGCGTCGACGATGTCGTTGGGGATGCCGAGCATCCGGGCGTAGACGTTCGTCGAGCCGCCGGGCAGGCAGGTCAGCGGCGTCTGGGAGCCCCGCAGGCCGTTGGCGGCCTCGTTGACCGTGCCGTCGCCGCCGAAGGCGACCACGACGTCGTAGCCCTCCGCGGCGGCCTCGCGGCACAACGCGGTGGCGTGGTCGCGGGCCTCGGTGTCCACCGCGTCGACCTCGTAGCGCCCCTGCAGCGCCGCGACGACGAGGTTGCGCAGCCGGTCGGAGACCGTGGTGGCGTACGGGTTGACGATGACCAGCATCCGCTTGCGCTCGGTGGCGGCGGACGCGGGGAAGGCGTCGCCGAGCGCGTGCAGCGACGAGAGGGAGGCGGCGGGCACGAACACCCGTACACCGCGGCGGGGCCCTGGTCACACGCGCCTGCGATGTTCGGGATGTCACAACTGACGGTTCGGTCAGCCGCACGTCGCAGACGCAAGGGGGCACGACTGTCACGAACCGCCCCGGGTTGGAGACTGCATCGCGTGACCTCCCTGCGGAACCACCACCGAGAGCTCGTTGCGCTCCTCCTTGTGACGGGTTCCATTCTCCTGGCCGCGGGGAACGCCGACGCCGCCATCATGACGACAGCGCCGCATCACCACGGCGAGGCCGGCGTCGGCCCCCAGTCCGCGCCCTAGGGCCGGCCGCGCTCGCTCGAAACTCCTCCCGGGCGAGCGCGGTCGGTGCGCGTGGAACGTCTCGCCCGGCTCGTTCCCGGTCCTCCGTCAGCCGCTCCGTGCAGCGAGGCCTCGCCCTCTGGGCGAGCGTCTCACAGCCAGCCGCGCCGGCGGAACCAGGTGACCATGCCGATGAGCACGACGACCATGAGGCCGAGGATCGCCCAGAACGCGTGGACGGTGCCCTCGCCGGGGACGTGGACGTTCATGCCCCACACCGAGGCGATGAGCGTCAGCGGCAGCATGATCACGCTGAACGCCGTCAGCACCCGGAGGATGTCGTTCAGGTTGTGCGACAGCACCGACTCGTTCGTCGCCTCGAGGCCCTCGATGACCTCCTTGAAGTTCTCGAGCATGTCCCACACCCGCTCCGACGCGTCGTTGATGTCGTCGAAGTAGATGTGCATGCCGCCCGTGACGTAGCGCTTGGTGCGCTCGAGGTCCTTGAGGGCGGTGCGCTGCGGCCGCACGATCTTGCGGAAGTTGATGATCTCCTGCTTGGCGTTGGAGAGGTCGCGCACGATCTCGCGGTTGGCCTCCTCGTCGAAGATCGACTCCTCCAGGCGCTCGAGCTTGAGCCCCATCTTGCGCAGCATCGGAAACGAGGCGTCGACGCAGGCGTCGACGACCTTGTAGAGCAGGTAGCCCGCACCCTTGCTGAACAGGTCCTCACGCGTGTCCTCGTTGGTCCGGCAGCGCTCGTAGAGGTACTCCAGCGGCTGGAGCGGCTCGTTGGGCAGCGTGATGAGGAAGTCGGGGCCGACGAAGATGTCGACCTCGGCGGCGTTGAGGCGGTTGACCCGCTTGTCGAAGACGGGGAAGTGCAGGACGACGAAGAGGTAGCCGTCGTACTCGTCGACCTTCGGGCGCTGGTTTCGCGAGAAGACGTCCTCGTAGTCCAGCGGGTGGAAGTCGTAGTGCTCCTCGAGCCACGCGCGGTCGATCGCCCGCGGGCGCTCGATGTTGATCCAGCGCAGCCCCTCGAACTCGATGACCTCGACGTTCGGGGTGTCAGGCTCGGCAGCCGGGACCGCGCCCGTCCGGGAGCGGGCAGCGCGGCGCAGAGGCGGGCGGGGCAGCCTCGGCACAGCGACTGAAGGGCTCGTCGACGGTCGGGATCACGGCAGTTCGCAGTGTACCGGGCCGGTCGAGCATCGCGCCTGCGTGCGGGCGCCTTTGCGCTGCCCGGGGCGACTGCTATCGTTCGCCGGGCACATAGCTGTACACGTCCAGAGGGGTGGAGGGACTGGCCCGATGAAACCCCGGCAACCCCCGCGCAAGCGGGAAGGTGCCAATTCCTGGAGACGTGTGGCGCGGGAAGCCACTTCTTCGTCACACGCAGGTCCCCGCGAAGAACGAGGAGTTTCCCCCATGGCTGTCACGCATCTGTCCTGCCGGGAGTGCGGCTCGGAGTACGAGCTCACTGCGCAGTACGTCTGCCACCGGTGCTTCGGGCCG from the Baekduia soli genome contains:
- the secD gene encoding protein translocase subunit SecD, which gives rise to MTDRRRNIIVLGLVAALLLASLAIIIPGLPTSKQTRQGLDLKGGTSLVYEAKPTRFSKVTSDSIQRTMDIMRDRVDNLGVAEPEIQRAGSNQIDVSLPDVQNADQAQQQVGTTAQLYFYDWEKTVLGPDGKPHPTDAAVTGGQAAGTPGQGTQSYYEAVTRASKFPATNEPNDTTNGLYYGVDDKAKTVLCGPQEALADIKETCTNAGKRPSSFVHVPRGYVIVQAENDSTSKAAAAAASDAYYILKDDPSLLGTDIKNPEQNIDSSGTGQPNVTFDFTSAGRKKWQATTREIAQRGTALLLPGTDPRAVANHFAIVLDNKLISVPYIDPQQNPDGIDGSNGSEISGGFTIKSAQRLANLIKTGALPIRLELISQSQVSATLGQQALHQGLIAGIVGFAIVAVFLLVFYRVLGIIAVGALFVYAIYFFALIKLIPITMTLPGIAGLILTIGVAADANIVIFERVKEEVRAGRSVSAAIVTGYRKGLAAIIDANVVTFMVAFILFILATAGVKGFAFTLGIGTLTSLFTAVLATQAVLGSMGRSRFLHSPAALGAGEKKRSWSQDFMGASKWFFSMSGIILLIGALAIGGKGLNFGIDFQSGTRVKAAFAQVPNEKDVSSALRSAGFKNPEVQKVKGDKALKRAGIQISLGESAPQTIAKVKPLLTKRFGTPTAYESDSIGPTFGKTVANSAIIAIIASLVVISAYIALRFEWKFAVPVLMALMHDLLITAGVYSLTGREVTTSTVAALLTILGYSLYDTIIVFDRIRENVPRMPRAAFTQIVNRSMSEVLTRSLATSFCTLLPILALLLFGGSTLKDFAFALLVGVVSGAYSSVFIASPVLAHWKEREEVYRRRRARIAEETGGHVPPTPRPPTASSWTPRAAGARATA
- a CDS encoding single-stranded-DNA-specific exonuclease RecJ — protein: MITPRLDVPPCASAAALALARDLGVGFPVAQVLVRRGLGDLEAARRWLAATDEHPASAFAGIDVAVELIARHAAERTRITVHGDYDVDGVVSTAILVRTLRAVGADVDWYLPSRGEDGYGLSAATVERLAARGTRLLVTADCGITSVAEVALARSLGLDVVVTDHHTPRADGALPDAPIVHPAVCGYPCADLCAGGVAHKVAGALLEACGHDADIALADLDLVALATVADCVPLRGENRRLARTGLLTLTRTEKVGLRALMRVAEVDPTRIDARTLGFQLAPRLNAAGRLARADAALELLLTHDEDRAQHIAQELDRANADRRFVEQRILFEAEAQVADLGPQPAYVLWAEGWHKGVIGIVASRIAERHHRPVLLVALAEGEDEGTGSGRSIPAFDLLGGLDACAAHLERHGGTGPPRAARCAGASSRRYGPPSAPMPRRCWSPRTSCRPSASTRSWPATSWARSWPRSSAAWRRSASATPRCRSWCPPRASSTPCR
- a CDS encoding RelA/SpoT family protein — encoded protein: MNGAPDGGAAVPAPPAVPDGDHRDRTPVDTIVHPGGHPPVARADLTPFERRLLSDLFAIVEEHADEAALPIDRGRVEDAFVFACEHHADQRRKSGEDFIVHPVGVAKICAGMRLDTETIVAALLHDTVEDTSASLEEVEELFGEEVRALVDGVTKLTGITFTSRDEAQAENYRKMMVAMASDIRVILIKLADRLHNMRTIDAMSKQKQIEKAKETLEIYAPIAHRLGIHAIKWELEDLAFAALHPRKYQEIKGLVNQQREEREDYVQAAGDELSRELEALGITARISGRAKHFYSIYSKMTKKGREFNEIYDLTAMRVVVDSVKDCYGAVGVIHSLWKPLPGRFKDFVAMPKFNMYQSLHTTVIGPEGLPLEIQIRTRDMHDMAEFGVAAHWMYKQDPRKGGRPAAGPEGEEKLKWLRSMLDWQRELHDPKEFMETLRVDLFDEEVFVFTPKGEVKSLQSGATPLDFAYEVHTEVGHRCVGAKVNGKIVPLNYQLSSGDIVEILTSKRDRGPSRDWLALVKTTRARNKIKQFFKAESREDTEHTGRELLQEHLKKQGLPPQKIVSSPLLADVIREMGFRKADDFYIALGGAKISPKVVVNKVMQRLKQGEAAEDETDPAQELVSTRRARRQPTGKAGSYGIRVDGVEDVLVRLAKCCRPVPGDPIVGYVSLGRGITIHRDDCPNTQALRKDPERFVRVHWEGDHQTAFRVELQVDAWDRHRLLEDLSRTFAEAGLNIVEARCIVSSPMVQNRFVVEVPDTQGLKQAVTRLRNIEGVFDAYRITPGTH
- a CDS encoding M24 family metallopeptidase — translated: MTNLLLYSDTERSATLRHEIPLSIGDPFLFAEVDGAPAVLSNTLERDRIAAVRPGIRIIDYQDVGFRELLESGSPREEMMLEMVSRAVAQLGISEATVDPDFPLAVADRLRADGLALTPDHDTFAQRRRAKSGAELDGIRRAQHAAEAGMAAAAAVLRAATPDGDRLVRGDGTPLMAEHVREALRDACAAHGAPAPPDVIVASVWQGFGHEAGSGPLPAGLPIQIDLWPRDEVTGSWADMTRTFVVGELSDAVRAQEALVTRAFAAARDAARPGITGCELHASACDVFEAAGHRTQRTGPGEDPAEGFQFSLGHGVGLQVHEDPDLGQTGRAPLVAGDVIAIEPGLWERGVGGVRFEDLLLITDDGAQTLTDYPYDLTP
- a CDS encoding MSMEG_1061 family FMN-dependent PPOX-type flavoprotein, with protein sequence MDPFARPIEDAETLTELYGEPAPRAWTKDIGAVDEIARTLIAASPMVLVASHDADGRCDVTPRGGPPGFVTVLDAGHVALPDATGNRRLDTLRNVVDTGHAGLLFLIPGRDQTLRINGRACVTADPEVLQAVGAVGKPPRTAIVVAADEVYAHCPKAFMRSALWDPTSWTTAAGLPSPAEVMLAHQPDRRRTLAEEQAYLEDGLRNRLA
- a CDS encoding diacylglycerol/lipid kinase family protein; translated protein: MPAASLSSLHALGDAFPASAATERKRMLVIVNPYATTVSDRLRNLVVAALQGRYEVDAVDTEARDHATALCREAAAEGYDVVVAFGGDGTVNEAANGLRGSQTPLTCLPGGSTNVYARMLGIPNDIVDATEHLLRLADHWEPTAVSMAVVNDRRFLFSSGLGLDAAVVARVDSHPHLKARFGPYYFAWCGIAEFLGRYVRHPPQLEAVEDGGAPVPGVTILVQKGEPYTYFRDIPVHAGEGASLTDHTLAGIVLRTARPSVMPGVIWRMLSSRARLTRHRQVDGFSGIGELVVRSVDGRPVPLHVDGDYIGDVTEAVYTVDEAPLHVVA
- a CDS encoding magnesium transporter CorA family protein; amino-acid sequence: MPRLPRPPLRRAARSRTGAVPAAEPDTPNVEVIEFEGLRWINIERPRAIDRAWLEEHYDFHPLDYEDVFSRNQRPKVDEYDGYLFVVLHFPVFDKRVNRLNAAEVDIFVGPDFLITLPNEPLQPLEYLYERCRTNEDTREDLFSKGAGYLLYKVVDACVDASFPMLRKMGLKLERLEESIFDEEANREIVRDLSNAKQEIINFRKIVRPQRTALKDLERTKRYVTGGMHIYFDDINDASERVWDMLENFKEVIEGLEATNESVLSHNLNDILRVLTAFSVIMLPLTLIASVWGMNVHVPGEGTVHAFWAILGLMVVVLIGMVTWFRRRGWL